In one window of Mytilus galloprovincialis chromosome 6, xbMytGall1.hap1.1, whole genome shotgun sequence DNA:
- the LOC143078595 gene encoding uncharacterized protein LOC143078595, translated as MAQNSSESITTIDHGLAQYPVKVDVQVKVHVDGEDHIFSGIGSAHRDDDYPYPYGGVVYKYNDVHIKLATPYDTKLYSHSDSGGIAYTVTENFKEVHHGLEYYPDSVSVQTKMSDGYISDGQVIEE; from the exons ATGGCTCAGAATAGCTCAGAATCAATCACAACTATCGACCATGGCTTGGCTCAGTATCCTGTCAAGGTTGAcgttcaggttaaagttcatGTAGATGGAGAGGATCATATATTCAGTGGAATAGGGTCAGCACATAGAGATGACGACTATCCTTACCCTTATGGCGGagttgtttacaaatataatgatGTACATATCAAACTAGCCACACCATATGATACCAAattatattcacattctgacagTGGTGGGATTGCTTATACAG TAACTGAGAATTTCAAAGAGGTACACCATGGACTAGAATATTACCCGGATAGTGTGTCCGTTCAAACAAAGATGAGCGACGGATATATTTCAGATGGCCAAG TTATCGAAGAGTAA